A region of Beijerinckia sp. 28-YEA-48 DNA encodes the following proteins:
- a CDS encoding chromate transporter codes for MTATSATEHPIIPLRKIFSVFFWIGAFSFGGGLTGWVYREVVTKHGWMTDDEILSGIALAQVLPGANVTNLAVFVGNRLRGYAGAAVALVALISPPLVMCVLALGAYSFIQQISLLHAAVDGVAAAAVGLNIRLGIVGAVRVVRRVGPTITMLATFIAVGVLNWPLVPVVLVIAPLSIASVWPWKRTHG; via the coding sequence ATGACCGCAACCTCAGCCACTGAACACCCGATCATCCCGCTTCGGAAGATATTTTCAGTCTTCTTTTGGATCGGTGCTTTCAGTTTTGGTGGGGGTCTCACCGGCTGGGTCTATCGCGAGGTCGTGACCAAGCATGGGTGGATGACGGACGATGAGATCCTGTCCGGCATCGCTTTGGCCCAGGTGTTGCCCGGCGCCAATGTCACCAATCTCGCGGTCTTCGTCGGCAACAGGCTGCGCGGCTATGCGGGGGCCGCCGTTGCACTGGTGGCGTTGATCAGTCCGCCGCTGGTGATGTGCGTTCTGGCGCTTGGCGCCTATAGCTTCATCCAGCAGATATCGCTTCTGCATGCGGCGGTGGATGGCGTGGCGGCGGCTGCCGTCGGGCTCAACATCAGGCTTGGCATCGTGGGTGCCGTGCGGGTGGTGCGTCGTGTCGGGCCGACCATCACCATGCTGGCGACCTTCATCGCGGTGGGCGTGCTCAATTGGCCGTTGGTGCCGGTGGTGCTGGTGATCGCGCCGCTGTCGATCGCCTCGGTCTGGCCCTGGAAACGCACCCATGGATGA
- a CDS encoding chromate transporter, translated as MDDGNNSSFAPLMALIAVLAPFSLVAIGGGPAIFAPLQHQAVDVHRWVSAREFIELFAVARVAPGPGSMLATLIGWKVAGWAGAIVATLAIFLPSSLLCIVVSRFWSRYRGRAWHRALEDGLAPIGTGLMFAGAMAIFKLANAGPLGWGLGIGVAGLLTLWPKLHPFLVLGLGAVVFVAIAAVPH; from the coding sequence ATGGATGACGGCAATAATTCCAGCTTCGCGCCGTTGATGGCGTTGATCGCGGTTCTGGCGCCGTTTTCGCTGGTCGCTATTGGCGGCGGGCCGGCGATTTTCGCGCCGCTGCAGCATCAGGCGGTGGACGTGCATCGCTGGGTCTCAGCGCGCGAATTCATCGAATTGTTCGCCGTCGCCCGGGTGGCGCCGGGGCCCGGGTCCATGCTGGCGACCCTGATCGGCTGGAAGGTCGCGGGCTGGGCCGGGGCGATCGTGGCGACCCTGGCGATTTTCCTGCCGTCCTCGCTTCTGTGCATCGTCGTCTCCCGCTTTTGGTCGCGCTATCGCGGCCGGGCCTGGCATCGGGCGCTGGAAGACGGATTGGCGCCGATCGGCACCGGATTGATGTTTGCCGGCGCCATGGCCATTTTTAAACTGGCGAACGCTGGCCCCTTGGGTTGGGGCTTGGGCATAGGGGTGGCGGGCTTGCTCACCCTGTGGCCAAAACTGCATCCTTTTCTTGTACTTGGCCTGGGGGCTGTGGTTTTTGTCGCGATCGCCGCCGTGCCGCATTGA
- a CDS encoding rhodanese-like domain-containing protein, which produces MSGPVVENVSLDELKQGLANGSIILVDVREANEYEAGHIPGALFNPLSGFDPAALPKEAGKRVVLSCRSGRRTLMALEQAQNAGRSDITAHFGGGMLAWDAAGEPVET; this is translated from the coding sequence ATGTCTGGTCCTGTGGTGGAAAATGTCAGCCTCGACGAGCTGAAGCAGGGCTTGGCTAACGGCAGCATCATCCTGGTCGATGTCCGCGAGGCCAATGAATATGAGGCCGGGCATATTCCCGGCGCTTTGTTCAACCCGTTGTCCGGCTTCGATCCGGCGGCTTTGCCGAAGGAAGCCGGCAAGCGGGTCGTCCTGTCCTGCCGGTCCGGCCGGCGCACCCTGATGGCCCTGGAGCAGGCGCAGAACGCCGGCCGCAGCGACATCACCGCCCATTTCGGCGGCGGCATGCTGGCCTGGGACGCGGCCGGCGAGCCGGTCGAAACTTAA
- a CDS encoding XRE family transcriptional regulator, translating to MGVEGRDRQKTMEAGAQALTGQMGKTVQRLRKAYNLSLSELSEQSGVAKSIISQIERNETNPTLATIWRLSQALDVSIERVLQTAEDEPFLETSTKGDTPILVTDDGRCRLAIIGWIKTVEWLQWYDFRAAPGGTLESEAHQRGSVESLSVLEGELEVEVAGVIETAKAGDTLRYRCDRPHTIRNKTGEPAHATMVCILKAAVME from the coding sequence ATGGGTGTCGAAGGACGAGATCGGCAAAAAACCATGGAGGCCGGCGCCCAGGCGCTGACCGGCCAGATGGGCAAGACCGTACAACGGTTGCGCAAAGCCTATAATCTCTCGCTGTCGGAACTGTCGGAGCAATCCGGGGTCGCCAAATCGATCATCAGCCAGATCGAGCGTAACGAAACCAATCCCACTTTGGCGACGATCTGGCGGCTGTCGCAGGCGCTCGACGTATCGATCGAGCGGGTGTTGCAGACGGCCGAGGACGAACCGTTCCTCGAGACGTCGACCAAGGGCGATACGCCGATCCTGGTCACCGACGACGGCCGCTGCCGCCTGGCGATCATCGGCTGGATCAAGACCGTCGAATGGCTGCAATGGTACGATTTTCGCGCCGCGCCCGGCGGCACCTTGGAATCGGAAGCGCATCAGCGTGGATCGGTCGAATCGCTTTCGGTGCTGGAAGGCGAACTCGAAGTGGAAGTGGCGGGCGTGATCGAGACGGCCAAAGCCGGCGATACCCTGCGCTATCGCTGCGACCGGCCCCACACGATCCGCAACAAAACGGGAGAACCTGCCCACGCCACAATGGTCTGCATTCTCAAAGCCGCGGTGATGGAATAA
- a CDS encoding trypsin-like peptidase domain-containing protein — translation MFDENPRFILDDEVLHEAEGSATHINAPATPSDDALLDAYSLTVSQAAARVSPAVVRLDIRDAENRKRGSGSGVIVSPDGLVLTNSHVVQSARSAEITTPDGGHFSARILARDPDTDLALARIETDMTLPHAKLGDSSRLRPGQIAIAIGNPLGFDTTVTAGVISALGRSLHSTNGRMIDDVVQTDAALNPGNSGGALVSSAGEVIGINTAIIAGAQGICFAVASNTANFVLGEMIRHGRVRRGWIGIGASTIPLPRRTILRLALTQRSASMITVVEKDSPAAQAGLMSGDTIIAVDDHPVTGTEDLVRLLDADRINKTLSVDFLRNSQMRRLWIAPIERNAA, via the coding sequence ATGTTTGATGAAAATCCGCGCTTCATCCTGGACGATGAAGTGCTCCACGAGGCGGAAGGTTCCGCCACCCATATAAACGCCCCAGCAACACCGTCAGATGACGCGCTGCTCGATGCCTATTCGCTCACCGTGTCGCAAGCGGCCGCGCGTGTCAGCCCGGCCGTGGTGCGCCTCGACATTCGCGATGCCGAAAACCGCAAGCGCGGTTCCGGCTCAGGCGTGATCGTTTCGCCCGATGGGCTCGTGCTCACCAACAGCCATGTGGTGCAGTCGGCCCGTTCGGCCGAGATCACCACGCCGGACGGCGGCCATTTCTCGGCCCGCATCCTGGCGCGCGATCCCGACACCGATCTGGCCCTGGCGCGGATCGAGACCGACATGACCTTGCCCCACGCCAAGCTCGGCGATTCGAGCCGGCTGCGGCCAGGCCAGATCGCCATTGCCATCGGCAATCCGCTCGGCTTCGACACCACCGTCACCGCAGGCGTGATTTCGGCGCTCGGCCGCTCGCTGCACTCGACCAATGGTCGCATGATCGACGACGTGGTGCAGACCGACGCGGCGCTGAATCCGGGTAATTCCGGTGGCGCGCTCGTGTCATCGGCGGGCGAGGTGATCGGCATCAACACCGCCATCATCGCCGGTGCGCAGGGCATTTGTTTCGCCGTCGCCAGCAATACGGCCAATTTCGTGCTCGGTGAAATGATCCGCCATGGCCGCGTGCGGCGCGGCTGGATCGGTATCGGCGCCAGCACGATTCCGCTGCCGCGCCGGACCATCCTGCGCCTGGCGCTGACCCAGCGCTCGGCGTCAATGATCACTGTGGTCGAGAAGGATTCGCCCGCCGCGCAAGCTGGACTGATGTCCGGCGACACGATCATCGCCGTCGACGATCATCCCGTGACCGGCACGGAAGACCTGGTGCGCCTGCTCGACGCCGATCGCATCAACAAGACCCTGTCCGTCGACTTCCTGCGCAATTCGCAGATGCGCCGGCTGTGGATCGCACCGATCGAGCGGAATGCCGCCTGA
- a CDS encoding glycerate kinase, with protein sequence MTGRRALLETMFRAAIAAADPALAIPRHLPSAPRGRTIVIGAGKAAASMAKAVEDHWPGPLEGLVVTRYGHGAPCQRIEVVEAAHPVPDAAGRAAAGRILDKVQGLSPDDLVLCLISGGGSALLSLPIDGLTFEAKQAINSALLKSGAPIGEMNIVRKHLSAIKGGRLAAAAWPAQVVSLIISDVPGDDPAVVASGPTIADPSTSAQALEILQRYGIAVPEAVAQRLARGEDETPKPGDPRLARVQTHVIATAQLSLDAAAEIARQAGLKPVILGDAIEGEARDVGREHAALALHVTQEARPCALLSGGETTVTVRGTGRGGRNAEYLLALALALKGRAGIHALAGDTDGIDGVEASAGALVAPDTLQRAAALGLNAQAMLDNNDAWTFFSTLDDLVVTGPTLTNVNDFRCTIIE encoded by the coding sequence ATGACAGGGCGGCGGGCACTTCTGGAAACCATGTTCCGTGCGGCCATTGCTGCCGCCGATCCGGCTCTCGCCATTCCTCGTCATCTGCCGTCTGCGCCGCGTGGCCGGACCATCGTCATCGGCGCCGGCAAGGCCGCCGCCAGCATGGCCAAGGCGGTCGAAGACCATTGGCCGGGACCGCTCGAAGGGCTGGTGGTGACACGCTATGGCCATGGCGCCCCGTGCCAGCGCATCGAAGTGGTGGAAGCCGCCCATCCGGTGCCCGATGCGGCCGGCCGCGCCGCTGCCGGGCGTATCCTCGACAAGGTGCAAGGCCTCAGCCCCGACGATCTTGTCCTGTGTCTGATTTCCGGTGGTGGTTCGGCCTTGCTCAGCCTGCCGATCGACGGGCTGACGTTCGAAGCCAAACAAGCGATCAATTCAGCCTTGCTGAAAAGCGGCGCGCCCATCGGTGAGATGAACATCGTGCGCAAGCATCTCTCGGCCATTAAGGGCGGCCGGCTGGCGGCTGCGGCCTGGCCGGCGCAGGTGGTGTCGCTGATCATTTCCGACGTACCCGGCGATGATCCCGCTGTCGTTGCCTCGGGGCCGACGATCGCCGATCCCAGCACATCGGCACAGGCCCTGGAGATTCTCCAGCGCTATGGCATCGCCGTGCCCGAAGCGGTGGCGCAGCGCCTGGCGCGCGGCGAAGACGAAACGCCAAAGCCCGGCGATCCGCGCCTGGCCAGGGTCCAGACCCATGTCATCGCCACGGCGCAATTGTCGCTCGATGCGGCGGCGGAGATCGCACGTCAGGCCGGGCTCAAGCCGGTGATCCTGGGCGATGCGATCGAAGGCGAAGCGCGCGATGTCGGGCGCGAACATGCCGCGCTGGCTTTGCACGTGACGCAAGAGGCGCGTCCCTGCGCCTTGCTGTCGGGCGGTGAGACGACGGTGACGGTGCGCGGCACCGGACGCGGTGGTCGCAACGCCGAATATCTTCTCGCCTTGGCTTTGGCGCTCAAGGGCCGCGCCGGCATTCACGCATTGGCCGGCGATACCGATGGCATTGATGGTGTTGAAGCCAGCGCTGGCGCGTTGGTTGCGCCCGATACATTGCAGCGCGCTGCCGCGCTCGGTTTGAACGCGCAAGCGATGCTCGACAACAACGATGCCTGGACTTTCTTTTCGACGCTCGATGATCTGGTGGTCACGGGACCTACACTGACCAATGTGAACGATTTCCGCTGCACCATTATCGAGTGA
- a CDS encoding MlaE family lipid ABC transporter permease subunit translates to MTSATTDRDAQAPQVESRDGARIVLSGPWTVAHGAEMEAAVAQINHSAAGDKAVTIDLSGVERLDTAGAWLIDQARRQFDAKGVQATFAGAKHEQQILLKEAHFRTFDEGKPRNTHAIVDLLVDVGKSVVGALKDFYAGFAFLGEVISALLRAITHPRRLRLTSVVYHLENFALRALPIILLINFLVGCIVAQQGIFQFTKFGATAFVVDLIGVLVLRELAVLLTSIMMAGRTGSAITAEIGSMKMREEIDALKVMGLDPIEVLVLPRLIALIIALPLLTFLADLAAIFGGMLIAWGYGDLSPEIFTARLREAIGMNTFLVGLIKAPFMALMIGMIAVIEGFAVQGSAESLGRQVTGSVVKSIFMVIFVDGLFAMFFAAIRY, encoded by the coding sequence ATGACCTCGGCGACGACGGATAGGGACGCCCAGGCGCCTCAGGTTGAGAGCCGTGATGGCGCGCGGATTGTTTTATCCGGTCCCTGGACGGTTGCGCATGGCGCCGAGATGGAAGCCGCGGTCGCGCAGATCAATCACAGTGCAGCCGGTGACAAGGCCGTCACCATCGATCTTTCCGGTGTCGAGCGGCTTGATACGGCCGGCGCGTGGCTGATCGATCAAGCCCGCCGGCAGTTCGATGCCAAAGGCGTGCAAGCGACCTTCGCCGGCGCCAAGCACGAACAGCAAATCTTGTTGAAGGAAGCGCATTTCCGCACCTTCGACGAAGGCAAGCCCCGCAATACTCATGCGATCGTCGATCTGCTCGTCGATGTGGGCAAGAGCGTCGTCGGCGCGCTGAAGGATTTCTATGCCGGGTTCGCCTTCCTTGGTGAAGTGATCAGCGCGCTGCTGCGCGCGATCACCCATCCGCGCCGGCTGCGCCTGACCTCCGTCGTCTATCACTTGGAAAATTTCGCGCTGCGGGCGCTACCGATCATCCTGCTGATCAATTTCCTCGTCGGCTGTATCGTCGCGCAGCAGGGCATTTTCCAGTTCACGAAGTTTGGCGCGACGGCCTTCGTCGTCGATCTGATTGGCGTTCTGGTCTTGCGCGAACTGGCGGTCTTGCTGACCTCGATCATGATGGCTGGCCGCACCGGTTCGGCGATCACCGCCGAAATCGGTTCGATGAAGATGCGCGAGGAGATCGACGCGCTGAAAGTGATGGGGCTCGACCCGATCGAAGTGCTGGTTCTGCCACGGCTGATCGCCTTGATCATCGCCCTGCCGCTGCTGACGTTTCTTGCCGATCTCGCCGCCATATTCGGCGGCATGCTGATCGCCTGGGGTTATGGCGATCTGTCGCCGGAAATTTTCACCGCGCGCCTGCGCGAGGCGATCGGCATGAACACCTTCCTGGTCGGCCTCATCAAAGCCCCGTTCATGGCCTTGATGATCGGCATGATCGCGGTGATCGAAGGTTTCGCGGTGCAAGGCTCGGCCGAATCGCTTGGTCGCCAGGTGACGGGTTCTGTGGTGAAATCGATCTTCATGGTGATCTTCGTCGACGGTCTGTTCGCGATGTTTTTCGCGGCGATCAGATATTAG
- a CDS encoding DMT family transporter produces the protein MSIQTSKTVLGIGLKLTATAVFSVMLALGKAYSTYPVAQLVFFRSAFALVPLMIWLLLRGDFPRALYTSRFRGHLVRSVAGIGSMFCMFASYALLPLADATAIGYAAPLMIVVLAGLLLGERITLFRWGAVLIGFCGVLVMLSDHLAGTIGSGVVSDRGAIGAMIAFVGAILVAIAMIQTRRLTMSEDTGAITFYFQATCTVAGALILFAAAYWPSNWPLATLIQPQAWVWPTLQDWGPLILIGFCGGVGQIFMTQGYRYTDASILAVFDYASLLFAIVMGFFFFGDVPSEVVLGGALVVIAAGLAVLWQERWQERRQELRQERQMGKNGQTSAVLTGPDNRPT, from the coding sequence GTGTCGATCCAGACGTCTAAGACTGTTCTCGGGATCGGCCTGAAGCTGACTGCGACGGCGGTTTTTTCGGTCATGCTGGCGCTGGGCAAGGCCTACAGCACCTATCCGGTGGCGCAGCTCGTCTTCTTCCGCTCGGCTTTCGCGCTCGTGCCGCTGATGATCTGGCTGTTGCTGCGCGGCGATTTTCCGCGGGCGCTCTACACGTCCAGGTTCCGTGGCCATCTGGTGCGATCTGTTGCCGGCATCGGCAGCATGTTCTGCATGTTCGCCTCCTACGCGCTGCTGCCGCTCGCCGATGCGACGGCCATCGGCTATGCCGCGCCGCTGATGATCGTCGTGCTTGCCGGCTTGCTGCTGGGCGAACGGATCACCTTGTTTCGCTGGGGGGCGGTGCTCATCGGTTTCTGCGGCGTTCTGGTGATGCTGTCGGACCATCTGGCCGGGACTATCGGCTCTGGCGTCGTGTCCGATCGCGGGGCCATCGGCGCGATGATCGCTTTTGTTGGCGCTATCCTTGTCGCCATCGCGATGATCCAGACACGGCGGCTGACCATGTCGGAGGACACCGGCGCCATCACCTTCTATTTCCAGGCGACCTGCACGGTCGCCGGCGCCTTGATCCTGTTCGCGGCCGCCTATTGGCCCTCGAACTGGCCGCTGGCCACGCTGATCCAGCCGCAGGCCTGGGTCTGGCCGACTCTCCAGGACTGGGGCCCCTTGATCCTGATCGGTTTCTGCGGCGGCGTCGGTCAGATCTTCATGACCCAGGGCTATCGCTACACCGATGCCTCGATCCTGGCCGTGTTCGACTATGCGTCGCTGCTCTTTGCCATCGTCATGGGCTTTTTCTTCTTTGGCGACGTGCCGTCCGAGGTGGTACTGGGCGGCGCGCTGGTGGTGATCGCCGCCGGTCTCGCCGTGCTGTGGCAGGAACGCTGGCAAGAACGTCGACAAGAACTTCGACAAGAACGCCAGATGGGCAAGAACGGCCAGACATCCGCTGTCCTGACAGGCCCCGACAATCGCCCGACATAA
- the gtdA gene encoding gentisate 1,2-dioxygenase, whose protein sequence is MSTATAVAPAKDRQKFYDRLAPQNLAPLWEVLKGLVPLEPKSKFVPHVWRFKECREFLMEAGDLLTADEAERRVLVFENPAMPGGSRITATMYSGMQLILPGEIAPAHRHTASALRFVLEGNLGYTAVAGERTEMERGDFVITPNWAWHDHGQEHDKPVIWIDGLDLHMINFFETAFSEHANDKAQLVQKQPGESQARWGANMAPFQMASPFGLTTPIFNYKYKASREALMAIAAAGKPDAYRAHALRYTNPIDGGWPMPTIAAWLSHLPKGFETKPLRSTDGQTVIVVEGEIEVEAGDKSFRAGEGDVISMPSWVWRKYRASKDAITFTFSDRSAQEKLGLFREELR, encoded by the coding sequence ATGTCGACAGCTACCGCAGTCGCGCCGGCGAAAGACCGGCAGAAGTTTTATGACCGCCTCGCGCCCCAAAATTTGGCGCCGTTGTGGGAAGTGCTCAAGGGCCTCGTGCCGCTTGAGCCGAAGAGCAAATTCGTGCCGCATGTCTGGCGCTTCAAGGAATGCCGCGAATTCCTGATGGAAGCCGGCGATCTCCTGACGGCGGATGAAGCCGAGCGCCGCGTGCTGGTGTTCGAGAACCCGGCCATGCCGGGCGGTTCGCGCATCACCGCCACCATGTATTCGGGCATGCAGCTCATCCTGCCGGGTGAGATCGCGCCGGCCCATCGTCACACCGCTTCGGCGTTGCGCTTCGTGCTCGAAGGCAACCTCGGTTATACGGCGGTGGCTGGCGAGCGCACCGAAATGGAGCGCGGCGATTTCGTCATCACGCCGAACTGGGCCTGGCACGACCACGGCCAGGAGCATGACAAGCCGGTGATCTGGATCGATGGCCTCGATCTGCACATGATCAACTTCTTCGAAACGGCCTTCAGCGAGCACGCCAATGACAAGGCGCAGCTGGTGCAGAAGCAGCCGGGTGAATCGCAGGCGCGCTGGGGTGCCAATATGGCGCCGTTCCAGATGGCATCGCCGTTCGGCCTGACGACGCCGATCTTCAACTACAAGTATAAGGCCAGCCGGGAAGCGCTGATGGCGATCGCCGCCGCCGGCAAGCCGGACGCTTATCGCGCCCACGCGTTGCGTTACACCAATCCGATCGACGGCGGCTGGCCGATGCCGACCATCGCGGCCTGGCTGTCGCATCTGCCGAAGGGTTTCGAGACCAAGCCGCTGCGCTCGACCGATGGCCAGACCGTCATCGTCGTCGAAGGCGAGATCGAAGTCGAAGCTGGCGACAAGAGCTTCCGCGCTGGCGAAGGCGATGTCATCTCGATGCCGAGCTGGGTGTGGCGCAAGTATCGCGCCTCGAAGGATGCGATCACCTTCACCTTCTCCGACCGCAGCGCGCAGGAGAAGCTCGGCCTGTTCCGCGAGGAACTGCGCTAA
- a CDS encoding cytochrome c, whose amino-acid sequence MKSNWIIAGILVVGAAIAAGSVMAQSDPIAQRKALMKGIGDAGRAPAAMLKGEAFALEPVQAALKAMQNAGKQGPTLFPDTSKTGGETAALPKIWETQNDFNAKFAKLEKDATEAMTTIKDEASFKAIYPALLRDCGACHSDYRARR is encoded by the coding sequence ATGAAATCGAATTGGATCATTGCTGGTATTCTGGTGGTGGGCGCGGCAATTGCAGCTGGCTCCGTCATGGCGCAGAGCGACCCGATCGCTCAGCGTAAGGCCCTGATGAAGGGCATCGGAGATGCCGGCCGTGCGCCCGCGGCGATGCTGAAGGGCGAAGCCTTCGCCCTGGAGCCGGTTCAAGCGGCGTTGAAGGCGATGCAGAACGCCGGCAAGCAAGGCCCGACGCTGTTCCCCGACACCAGCAAGACCGGCGGCGAAACAGCCGCGTTGCCGAAAATCTGGGAAACCCAGAACGATTTCAACGCCAAGTTCGCTAAGCTGGAAAAAGACGCCACGGAAGCGATGACGACCATCAAGGACGAAGCGAGCTTCAAGGCGATCTATCCGGCGCTGCTGCGCGATTGCGGCGCTTGCCACAGCGATTATCGCGCGCGGCGCTAA
- a CDS encoding ABC transporter ATP-binding protein — MMAADQTSQQIPARSAKTGDADGQAGTLAIRARGVTVGFGERIILNGLDLDVKRGEVLGFVGGSGTGKSVLTRTILGLIHKQAGKIEVFDQDLDSLTRDGHRAIERRWGVLFQQGALFSGLSVLQNIQVPMREYLHLSHKLMDELAMLKIEMVGLKTDAADKMPSELSGGMIKRVALARALALDPELLFLDEPTSGLDPIGAADFDDLIATLQKTLGLTVFMVTHDLDSLYSICDRIAALAGGKVAAEGTIQEMLESEQPWVRSYFHGKRATRMNGGV; from the coding sequence ATGATGGCGGCTGATCAAACTTCGCAACAGATTCCCGCCCGGTCAGCCAAGACAGGGGATGCCGACGGGCAGGCCGGCACGCTGGCTATACGCGCCCGCGGCGTCACCGTTGGCTTTGGCGAGCGCATCATTCTCAATGGCCTCGATCTTGATGTGAAGCGCGGCGAGGTGCTCGGCTTCGTCGGCGGTTCGGGCACGGGCAAATCGGTTCTGACGCGCACGATCCTGGGATTGATCCACAAGCAGGCCGGCAAGATCGAGGTCTTCGACCAGGATCTCGACAGCCTGACGCGCGACGGACACCGGGCGATCGAGCGGCGCTGGGGCGTGTTGTTTCAGCAGGGCGCGCTCTTCTCGGGGCTGTCGGTTTTGCAGAACATCCAGGTGCCGATGCGCGAATATCTGCATCTGTCGCACAAGCTGATGGACGAGCTGGCCATGCTCAAAATCGAGATGGTCGGCCTCAAGACCGATGCGGCGGACAAAATGCCGTCGGAACTGTCGGGCGGCATGATCAAGCGCGTCGCTCTGGCGCGCGCCCTGGCGCTCGATCCGGAACTGCTCTTTCTTGATGAGCCGACCTCGGGCCTTGATCCGATCGGCGCCGCCGATTTCGACGACTTGATCGCTACCCTGCAAAAGACGCTGGGACTGACCGTTTTCATGGTCACTCACGATCTTGACAGTCTGTACTCAATTTGTGACCGCATTGCCGCGCTCGCTGGCGGCAAGGTCGCGGCGGAAGGAACTATCCAGGAAATGCTGGAATCTGAACAGCCTTGGGTGCGTTCCTATTTCCACGGTAAACGCGCCACGCGGATGAATGGTGGCGTATGA
- a CDS encoding cytochrome c yields the protein MRRLLTVLIALGVIAAIAGWFLSAPKPLFAAGDKSLEAGGNVERGRQVFFAGGCASCHATPGQSDRLKLGGGVEMPSPFGSFYTPNISPHPTDGIGRWTVADLANAMMAGVSPEGSHFYPAFPYTSYAGAKLDDVRDLMTFLRTLEPVAGKARDHALPFPFNIRRGLGLWKLAFFHPAPVRDEPGQSAEWNRGHYLVEALGHCAECHSPRNFLGAIVPSQRFAGGPDPEGKGWVPNITESENGIKTWDKADVVQLLQFGLTPEADTVGGSMGSVVKNMEALPKPDLEAMATFLKSLPSREGPPKPEKK from the coding sequence ATGCGCAGGCTGCTGACCGTCTTGATCGCGCTGGGCGTGATCGCCGCCATTGCCGGCTGGTTTTTGTCGGCGCCGAAGCCGCTGTTCGCGGCCGGCGACAAATCGCTGGAAGCGGGCGGCAATGTCGAGCGCGGGCGACAGGTGTTTTTCGCCGGCGGCTGCGCCTCCTGCCATGCCACGCCTGGGCAGAGTGATCGGCTGAAGCTGGGGGGCGGTGTCGAAATGCCGTCGCCGTTTGGGTCTTTCTATACGCCCAACATTTCGCCCCATCCGACCGATGGTATCGGCCGCTGGACCGTCGCCGACCTCGCCAATGCGATGATGGCGGGTGTGTCGCCTGAGGGCTCGCATTTCTATCCGGCATTTCCCTATACGAGCTATGCCGGGGCCAAGCTCGACGATGTGCGCGACCTGATGACCTTTCTGCGCACATTGGAACCGGTGGCTGGCAAGGCGCGCGACCATGCGTTGCCGTTTCCATTCAACATCCGCCGTGGCCTTGGCCTGTGGAAGTTGGCTTTCTTCCATCCCGCACCTGTGCGCGATGAGCCCGGCCAGTCCGCCGAATGGAACCGTGGTCATTACCTGGTGGAAGCGCTCGGCCACTGCGCCGAATGCCATTCGCCACGCAATTTCCTCGGCGCCATCGTGCCTTCGCAGCGCTTCGCCGGCGGGCCTGATCCGGAGGGCAAGGGCTGGGTGCCCAACATCACTGAGTCCGAAAACGGGATAAAAACCTGGGACAAGGCCGATGTGGTGCAATTGCTGCAATTCGGCCTGACGCCGGAGGCCGATACGGTTGGCGGTTCGATGGGGTCGGTCGTCAAGAACATGGAAGCGCTGCCGAAGCCCGATCTGGAAGCCATGGCGACATTCCTCAAATCGTTGCCGTCGCGCGAAGGGCCGCCAAAACCAGAGAAGAAATGA